The Chanodichthys erythropterus isolate Z2021 chromosome 14, ASM2448905v1, whole genome shotgun sequence genome window below encodes:
- the crygm3 gene encoding crystallin, gamma M3, which translates to MGKIIFYEDRNFQGRSYECSSDCSDMSTYLSRCNSCRVESGCFVVYDRPNFMGNQFFMRRGEYADYMRMGMSDGIRSCRMVPQYRGPYRMRIYEKENFGGQMYELTDDCDSFMDRYRMSDCQSCHVMDGHWLMYEQPHFRGRMIYFRPGEYRSFRDMGYSNARFSSVRRIMDLC; encoded by the exons ATGGGCAAG ATTATCTTTTACGAGGACAGGAACTTCCAGGGCCGCTCCTATGAGTGCAGCAGTGACTGCTCTGACATGTCTACCTACCTCAGCCGCTGCAACTCATGCAGAGTGGAGAGCGGCTGCTTTGTGGTCTATGACCGTCCTAACTTCATGGGAAACCAGTTCTTTATGAGGAGGGGCGAGTATGCTGATTACATGCGCATGGGAATGAGTGATGGCATCAGGTCCTGTCGTATGGTTCCTCAg TACAGGGGACCCTACAGAATGAGGATCTATGAGAAGGAGAACTTCGGAGGTCAGATGTACGAGCTGACAGATGACTGCGATTCCTTCATGGACCGTTACCGCATGTCCGACTGCCAGTCCTGTCACGTGATGGACGGCCACTGGCTTATGTATGAGCAGCCCCACTTCAGAGGCAGGATGATATACTTTAGGCCCGGAGAGTACAGGAGCTTCCGGGATATGGGATACAGCAACGCCAGATTCAGCTCTGTTAGAAGAATCATGGACTTGTGTTAA
- the crygm5 gene encoding crystallin, gamma M5 — MGKIIFYEDRNFHGRNHESSGDCPDVTSYLSSCSSCRVESGCFMVYEHSDFMGHQILVRRGDYPDNQRLMGMSMSDCIRSCRMIPMHKGTFRMRIFERENFVGQKYELMDDCESIQERFHMSDCQSCNVTHGHWLLYERPDFEGRMIYIRPGEYSSFNNMGLGTVKIGSIRRIMESC, encoded by the exons ATGGGAAAG ATCATATTCTATGAGGACAGAAACTTCCATGGCCGTAACCATGAGAGCAGTGGTGACTGCCCTGATGTGACCTCATACCTGAGCAGCTGCAGCTCCTGTAGGGTGGAAAGCGGCTGCTTCATGGTCTATGAACACTCTGACTTTATGGGCCACCAAATTTTAGTGAGAAGAGGAGATTATCCTGATAACCAGCGGCTCATGGGTATGAGCATGAGCGACTGCATCAGATCTTGCAGAATGATCCCTATG CATAAAGGAACGTTTAGAATGAGAATCTTTGAAAGGGAGAACTTTGTCGGACAAAAGTATGAGCTGATGGATGACTGCGAGTCAATCCAGGAACGCTTTCACATGTCTGACTGCCAGTCCTGCAATGTCACACATGGCCACTGGCTGCTGTATGAACGGCCTGATTTTGAAGGCAGAATGATATACATCAGGCCAGGGGAGTACAGCAGCTTTAATAATATGGGTCTAGGCACAGTGAAAATTGGTTCCATCAGACGCATCATGGAGTCCTGTTAA
- the crygs4 gene encoding crystallin, gamma S4 produces the protein MRLMEPIFTVPRPILLKIVLYEDRNFQGRSYECKGDTSDLHTFFSRCNSARVNGGCWVLYERPNYMGYQYILAPGEYPDYHHWIGFNDCVRSCRLVRHVSGHLKLKIFEKPNFDGQMWEVTESTPSIQERFLCKEVHSCKVLEGPCVFFEHANYHGRQYLLEKGDYSRYTEWGAMTPNVGSVRQIPL, from the exons ATGCGTCTGATGGAACCAATTTTCACTGTGCCTAGACCCATATTATTAA AGATTGTGTTGTACGAAGACAGGAACTTCCAGGGAAGATCCTATGAGTGTAAGGGGGACACAAGTGACCTTCATACTTTTTTTAGCCGCTGCAATTCTGCAAGGGTGAATGGGGGCTGTTGGGTTCTGTATGAGAGGCCAAACTACATGGGCTATCAGTATATACTGGCCCCAGGGGAATATCCAGATTATCACCATTGGATTGGCTTCAATGACTGTGTCCGATCTTGTCGTTTAGTCAGGCAT GTCTCTGGACATCTCAAGCTGAAAATCTTTGAAAAGCCCAATTTTGATGGCCAAATGTGGGAAGTTACAGAAAGCACCCCGTCCATTCAGGAACGCTTCCTCTGCAAAGAGGTCCATTCCTGCAAGGTCCTCGAAGGTCCCTGTGTGTTCTTTGAGCATGCAAACTACCATGGCCGTCAGTACCTCCTTGAGAAGGGAGATTACAGCCGCTACACTGAATGGGGGGCCATGACTCCCAACGTGGGCTCTGTTCGCCAGATCCCCCTATAG